In a single window of the Papaver somniferum cultivar HN1 chromosome 8, ASM357369v1, whole genome shotgun sequence genome:
- the LOC113302104 gene encoding protein TRIGALACTOSYLDIACYLGLYCEROL 4, chloroplastic-like, whose protein sequence is MANMRLAMDSTFWDLNVSTPQTLDGSAKSIPGEPFPLDGAKASRVLRTQQLSLLSNGFPLGIIPSYSPTSQKELGSFSMQSLLLRPSTSNWWLGLVGQFRPKKLITSIKSEFFANNDFELPAIKDIAKHIVDKSIYSLGLCTQLSIGPDSSLLLSTEKQGDRNKRRSKAKLYHKLPGHDITMEAAWPELFVDRNGEYWNVPESVSLDLSSIVSESGLRYRLGLQKVSGQPQPLSDSIGEPPLNLMPGLCTKAGFSYEKSRDIWRQKETEEDRTRKTDQGAFWWPSYDVHLKEPHAAVSGIIGGTCTAWLTGKGGSTAEDSSIQVGESGTVSLHPKIRKPLMADLYGSVCYTFQHGKFRKSYGDLTRVDARLDICSASAFAKGAADLVSDVFGSSSASKEVNPLSSPRLNLILQQQVAGPIVFRVDSKFALGSTVSGGKRGLHMEDIMYSLNYSLRLLHSGKVVAWYSPKRKEGMIELRLFEF, encoded by the exons ATGGCGAATATGAGATTAGCAATGGATTCAACATTCTGGGACTTAAATGTTTCAACTCCACAAACCCTAGATGGTTCTGCTAAATCTATACCTGGTGAACCTTTTCCTCTCGATGGAGCTAAAGCTAGTCGTGTACTTAGAACTCAACAACTTTCTCTTTTAAGTAATGGTTTTCCTCTTGGTATTATTCCTTCGTACTCACCTACTTCTCAAAAGGAACTTGGTTCTTTTTCTATGCAGTCTCTCTTGCTTAGACCCTCCACTTCCAACTG GTGGCTTGGATTAGTTGGCCAGTTTCGTCCAAAGAAGCTTATAACTTCTATTAAATCAGAATTTTTTGCGAATAATGACTTCGAATTGCCTGCAATTAAAGACATTGCAAAGCACATTGTGGATAAGTCAATATATTCACTTGGTTTATGCACACAGCTTTCTATTGGTCCTGATTCATCACTGCTTCTAAGTACTGAAAAACAAGGTGACCGGAACAAACGCCGTTCAAAAGCAAAGTTATATCACAAG CTTCCTGGTCACGACATCACAATGGAAGCAGCATGGCCAGAGCTTTTTGTTGACCGAAATGGAGAATACTGGAATGTACCTGAGTCAGTATCTTTAGATTTATCATCCATAGTTTCAGAATCTGGATTGAGGTACCGTTTGGGTTTGCAAAAAGTTAGTGGCCAACCTCAACCTCTTAGTGATTCTATTGGTGAACCACCTTTGAATCTGATGCCTGGATTATGCACAAAAGCTGGATTTTCTTACGAAAAAAGCAGAGATATATGGAGACAGAAGGAGACAGAAGAGGATCGTACAAGAAAGACAGACCAGGGTGCTTTTTGGTGGCCATCTTATGATGTACATCTTAAAGAACCTCATGCTGCAGTATCTGGAATAATTG GTGGTACCTGTACTGCCTGGTTGACGGGTAAGGGAGGGTCAACGGCTGAGGATTCATCAATTCAAGTGGGAGAAAGTGGAACTGTTTCATTGCATCCGAAAATAAGAAAACCATTAATGGCTGATTTGTATGGTTCTGTTTGCTATACATTTCAACATGGAAAATTCAGGAAGTCATATGGAGACCTGACTAGGGTTGATGCTAGATTGGACATTTGCTCGGCTTCTGCTTTCGCCAAAGGTGCTGCAGATCTTGTTTCTGATGTCTTTGGAAGTTCTTCAGCTAGCAAAGAAGTGAATCCGCTTTCTTCCCCAAGACTTAACCTTATATTACAACAACAG GTCGCAGGGCCAATTGTGTTTCGAGTAGATTCGAAATTTGCACTCGGCTCCACGGTGTCAGGCGGAAAGCGGGGTTTGCATATGGAGGACATCATGTACAGCTTGAATTATTCTCTGAGGCTTCTCCATTCGGGGAAAGTAGTTGCTTGGTATTCACCAAAGAGGAAAGAGGGAATGATTGAGCTCCGGCTTTTCGAATTTTAA